A stretch of the Halomonas sp. BDJS001 genome encodes the following:
- a CDS encoding LysR family transcriptional regulator, translated as MQEHSRVELLDVIAFIRVVETGSIGNAAARLGIAKSMVSRRVSRLEAVLGAQLLTRTPRGTTPTDIGREYHARAGAGLAELESAQEVVNKLTSEVSGHLRIQVQTAFGEFVFAPLLAEFALLHPRLQLDIRFEDRQVDMSAEAYDLSIWVGAVSDQTLITRKLASVQWVVVASPGYLDARGRPQTPAEMTSHDALLHALDTGHWRFQGPEGWEHVRMNSRFRTSNGQMLLAAALAGLGMALVPRFMVEDSLAQGELEAVLPVFPHEGADLHIYMPAARSRIARMRALVNFLYERLAPGV; from the coding sequence ATGCAGGAACACTCACGCGTTGAATTATTAGATGTCATTGCCTTCATCCGGGTGGTGGAGACTGGGAGCATCGGGAACGCTGCCGCGCGCCTTGGTATTGCGAAATCCATGGTCAGCCGCCGCGTAAGCCGCCTGGAGGCTGTACTCGGCGCTCAATTGCTAACCCGAACGCCCAGAGGTACGACACCGACCGATATCGGTCGCGAGTACCATGCCCGCGCTGGCGCCGGTTTGGCTGAACTTGAGTCAGCGCAGGAAGTCGTCAACAAGTTGACGAGTGAGGTTTCCGGCCACCTTCGTATTCAGGTCCAGACTGCGTTTGGCGAGTTTGTATTTGCGCCACTGCTCGCCGAGTTTGCGCTACTGCATCCGCGCCTTCAGCTCGACATTCGCTTCGAGGATCGTCAGGTGGACATGAGCGCCGAAGCCTATGACCTCTCGATCTGGGTGGGCGCTGTCTCAGACCAGACACTCATCACGCGCAAACTAGCCAGTGTGCAATGGGTCGTCGTCGCTAGTCCGGGCTATCTGGATGCACGTGGACGCCCACAAACCCCAGCAGAAATGACCTCACACGATGCCCTGCTCCATGCTTTGGATACCGGCCATTGGCGCTTCCAGGGCCCGGAGGGCTGGGAGCATGTACGCATGAATTCACGCTTTCGCACCAGTAACGGGCAAATGCTCCTGGCCGCCGCACTTGCGGGTCTGGGTATGGCACTCGTTCCGAGATTCATGGTCGAGGATTCGCTGGCACAAGGCGAGCTCGAAGCGGTGCTGCCTGTCTTTCCACACGAAGGCGCCGACCTGCATATCTACATGCCGGCTGCACGATCCCGTATCGC
- a CDS encoding helix-turn-helix domain-containing protein gives MGNTKVGSEELQTFVEIAYVGEVSPAALRLDVTKSTDSRRIARLEAELGIQLLTRSTRETALTTLTTTRDYAARVVCAETDVAREAILYHCPI, from the coding sequence ATGGGGAACACTAAAGTGGGCAGTGAAGAGCTACAGACATTCGTGGAAATTGCTTATGTTGGGGAAGTTTCACCGGCTGCTCTCCGGCTTGACGTCACCAAGTCGACCGACAGTCGTCGGATCGCCCGGCTTGAAGCCGAACTTGGCATCCAACTGCTTACAAGATCCACCCGCGAGACCGCCCTCACTACGCTCACTACGACCAGAGACTATGCAGCTAGAGTAGTCTGTGCCGAAACCGACGTAGCCAGAGAAGCGATTCTGTATCATTGCCCTATATAG
- a CDS encoding LysR family transcriptional regulator, translating to MDIEELQTFVEVAHAGGISPAALRLGIAKSIVSRRLARLEAELGVQLLSRTTRGAALTEAGTTFRDYAAKICVETDVAREAILPNGALRGRLRIAAPLSFGPTHFAPVLAEMARRHPQLHIHTCYSDSRVDLITDGYDCAIRLGFLEDSTLKARRVGPIFGNLVASPCYIKTHGAPGKPDEILAHEALMQGTEAWQFMDGDKIITVHPQGRFKADSATALAAAAVAGLGVAWLPDFITQEHRASGALVPIMTRYPPPPAGAYVIRPPGQHPARKIRILTEMLIEYFEHSPYLWSGSALRSVSKSTKAS from the coding sequence ATGGACATTGAAGAATTACAGACATTCGTAGAGGTTGCTCACGCTGGAGGCATATCACCTGCCGCCCTTCGGCTCGGTATAGCCAAGTCGATTGTTAGTCGCCGCCTCGCCCGTCTCGAAGCGGAACTGGGGGTTCAACTTCTTTCGCGAACCACCCGCGGGGCAGCGCTTACCGAAGCTGGTACTACCTTTAGAGACTATGCAGCCAAAATCTGCGTAGAAACCGACGTGGCTAGAGAAGCGATTCTACCCAACGGTGCACTTCGCGGGCGCCTGAGAATCGCAGCTCCACTATCGTTTGGACCAACGCATTTCGCTCCTGTACTGGCAGAAATGGCACGACGACACCCTCAACTACACATACACACCTGCTACAGTGATAGCCGTGTTGATCTGATCACCGATGGTTATGACTGTGCGATACGGCTTGGCTTTCTAGAGGATTCGACCCTGAAAGCACGGCGCGTTGGCCCTATTTTCGGCAACCTCGTTGCGAGCCCATGCTATATCAAGACACATGGGGCGCCGGGGAAGCCAGATGAAATATTGGCCCATGAGGCTCTTATGCAGGGCACAGAAGCCTGGCAATTCATGGACGGAGACAAGATCATAACGGTGCACCCGCAAGGGCGATTCAAGGCCGACAGCGCCACAGCCCTTGCCGCCGCCGCTGTAGCTGGGCTTGGCGTAGCCTGGCTGCCCGACTTCATTACCCAGGAACATAGGGCATCTGGTGCGCTTGTTCCCATTATGACGCGCTATCCTCCCCCTCCAGCCGGTGCCTATGTTATCCGCCCGCCAGGCCAGCATCCTGCACGGAAGATCCGGATCCTTACCGAGATGCTGATCGAGTACTTTGAACACTCTCCGTACCTATGGAGTGGCTCGGCATTGCGCTCAGTTTCTAAGAGCACCAAGGCTTCTTGA
- a CDS encoding hydrolase: MTFRNGLASLLRPEDSVLVMIDHQPYQLANLNSHEPTMVINNSAALAKAAKAFNVPTILTSVVAAQGGDIFPQITDVFPGQEIIDRTFINTWEDKPTVDAVKATGRKQLIIAGLWTEICVAMPAIQAAGEGWDVTVITDASGGTSVEAHEVGIQRMIAAGVNMMTWMALASEWQRDWARTEHLAEILEVMRQHGGGSSIAYMWEQQLLNTPVPGSAG; this comes from the coding sequence ATGACTTTTCGTAATGGCCTTGCGTCTCTTCTTCGTCCCGAAGACTCGGTGTTGGTGATGATTGACCACCAACCCTACCAGCTCGCAAATCTTAATAGTCACGAACCAACGATGGTAATTAACAATTCAGCGGCGCTTGCGAAGGCTGCAAAAGCTTTCAATGTTCCTACCATCCTGACGAGTGTGGTCGCTGCCCAGGGCGGCGACATCTTTCCTCAGATTACTGATGTATTTCCTGGCCAGGAGATCATCGACCGCACGTTTATCAACACTTGGGAAGACAAGCCAACAGTAGACGCGGTCAAGGCGACGGGCCGCAAGCAACTGATCATCGCAGGCCTGTGGACCGAAATTTGTGTTGCCATGCCGGCTATCCAGGCTGCTGGCGAGGGCTGGGACGTGACTGTCATCACGGATGCCTCTGGCGGTACGTCGGTGGAGGCTCACGAAGTTGGCATACAGCGCATGATTGCAGCCGGCGTGAACATGATGACCTGGATGGCATTGGCGTCCGAATGGCAGCGAGACTGGGCACGAACCGAGCACCTTGCCGAGATACTCGAGGTCATGAGGCAGCATGGCGGTGGCAGCAGTATCGCGTATATGTGGGAGCAGCAGTTGCTCAATACGCCAGTGCCTGGCAGCGCAGGATAA
- a CDS encoding alpha/beta fold hydrolase yields MTTFTTSDNVSLFYKDWGSGQPVFFSHGWPLSSDAWDNQMLFFGQQGYRVIAHDRRGHGRSEQTWDGNNMDRYADDLAELFEHLDLRNIIMIGHSTGGGEVAHYIGRHGSSRVAKAVLVGAVPPLMLKTDSNPHGTPMEAFEGIRAGTASNRSQFFRDLTVPFYGFNREGAAVNEGLQESFWLQGMQGGIKAHYDCIHEFSEVDYTADLKAIDKPVLFIHGDDDQIVPLAASAELAAEIVNDGILKVYPGGSHGLAQIDADQFNTDVLSFMRS; encoded by the coding sequence ATGACTACGTTCACTACCAGCGATAACGTCTCACTTTTCTATAAAGATTGGGGCTCGGGTCAGCCAGTCTTTTTCTCGCACGGTTGGCCGCTTTCCTCAGACGCCTGGGATAACCAGATGCTGTTCTTCGGCCAGCAGGGTTATCGGGTTATTGCCCATGATCGCCGGGGCCACGGGCGCTCGGAGCAGACCTGGGATGGCAATAATATGGATCGTTATGCGGACGATCTCGCCGAGCTTTTCGAGCATCTGGATCTTCGCAATATCATCATGATTGGCCACTCCACCGGTGGCGGCGAAGTGGCGCACTATATCGGACGCCATGGTTCTTCGCGGGTGGCTAAAGCCGTATTAGTTGGTGCAGTGCCACCTTTGATGCTGAAAACCGATAGCAATCCTCATGGCACGCCAATGGAAGCGTTTGAAGGTATTCGTGCGGGCACTGCGTCGAATCGTTCGCAGTTTTTCCGTGACCTGACCGTGCCTTTTTACGGATTCAACAGGGAAGGGGCTGCCGTCAATGAAGGGCTGCAGGAATCGTTTTGGCTGCAGGGCATGCAGGGAGGGATCAAGGCTCACTATGATTGCATTCACGAGTTTTCTGAAGTCGATTATACCGCTGACCTGAAAGCCATCGACAAGCCCGTATTGTTTATCCATGGCGATGACGACCAGATCGTCCCGCTCGCCGCTTCTGCTGAATTGGCTGCTGAGATCGTCAATGACGGCATCCTGAAAGTCTACCCTGGTGGTTCGCATGGGCTTGCCCAGATTGATGCCGACCAGTTCAACACAGATGTGCTGAGCTTTATGCGTAGCTGA
- a CDS encoding alpha/beta hydrolase: MGHHICFIQGDWLIPEVWEKFERHFKACGYTCSVLSLPVPGEQGWYQVLHGKEARFSPLKYLVDFYAVQIAGFSTPPILIGHAMGGLIVQLLLDRGIGGAGIAIASRPPQRVSPGCRSLLQILTASAERWQGMRFLRMTPAQFFCRVAHPASRPLAAPLYEQLVGRVPQTLMITAALGVGGRLLFTQERGPLLLISASDDRMVASSVVLANYFYQRRSLAPTDYIAFPGHGHLLIVQPGWEHVADRIIEWLQQQLGRF; encoded by the coding sequence GTGGGCCACCATATCTGCTTTATTCAAGGCGACTGGCTTATCCCTGAAGTATGGGAAAAGTTCGAGCGCCACTTCAAAGCCTGCGGTTACACCTGCAGTGTTCTGTCGCTACCCGTGCCGGGTGAGCAAGGGTGGTATCAAGTTCTGCATGGCAAAGAGGCCAGGTTTTCACCCCTTAAATACCTTGTGGATTTCTACGCGGTGCAGATTGCAGGTTTTTCGACGCCACCTATTCTGATTGGTCATGCGATGGGTGGGCTGATCGTTCAACTGCTGCTTGACCGTGGTATAGGGGGGGCTGGTATCGCCATCGCCTCGCGACCACCGCAGCGGGTCTCGCCTGGCTGTCGCTCGTTACTGCAGATACTCACGGCAAGCGCTGAGCGATGGCAAGGCATGCGCTTTTTGCGCATGACGCCTGCGCAGTTTTTCTGCCGTGTAGCGCATCCGGCATCCCGCCCTTTAGCAGCGCCGCTGTATGAGCAGTTGGTTGGCAGAGTCCCGCAAACCCTGATGATAACGGCGGCACTGGGCGTGGGTGGCAGGCTACTCTTCACTCAGGAGCGGGGGCCGCTCTTACTCATCTCGGCTAGTGATGATCGAATGGTTGCCAGTTCTGTGGTTTTAGCCAACTATTTCTATCAGAGACGATCCTTGGCTCCCACAGACTACATCGCGTTTCCTGGGCATGGTCATCTGCTTATTGTGCAGCCAGGCTGGGAGCATGTCGCGGATCGAATTATTGAATGGCTTCAGCAGCAGTTGGGCCGGTTTTGA
- a CDS encoding sensor histidine kinase yields the protein MDHRRWTASDQGPTAVGALAQTVDGYLWLGTHDSLYRFDGFEFEKFEPADGEPLGVVSALASTTEGLWVGFRIGGARLISENGVMQPVDPGLPDGVVYTFAEDHQGRVWVAADEGLAIHDGTGWRPIGEEMGFTGRHARAVHVDEDGYIWAASEEELFILPPGAPSFMGTGIRSQSISAIASSPSGDVWVTDRSSERLLRLIKTGFANVEFEEIPISNTSSIVLDEQGGAWLGTRGSGLHYLADGKIHEPIEGRDAISSYTARDGLSSDYVLAQFIDRDGTLWVGTDAGLDRLNRKVLAPLALSTGVGSTALAVDDDGLLWVGSDNGQLKGIRNTRHSTLEVDMPINSLVNSEQHGLLIGGHQGVFSLSDDELVRIAALPVQSTPESAIRTMAVEKNGDIWVSVNREGLFVWSNEQWQYIDPFSDSERQVMPVSASRDTSGKLWFGYRDNLLVSYAEQTFERWSYQEGLDIGHVTAMLHLPERTWVGGQHGLAYLKDGRFHRLDLPAAESFQNIYALVAAPAEKNAGESGMDIWVHSRGGIFKLPAAEIERVIAGGDTLLYSSHDHIGRLPMDPHKVLPLPTGVSTPEGLLWFATGQGVVRIDPHKPSDMSHPPDITIQALTADGVDIDISAAPVRLPVAPQRLVIDYSALNLATPETMRFQYLLSGHDAQWVDAGRSRQAVFSRLPPGNYEFHVRVLDVSGQFHRPNEALIFNIPPVFYLRPWFLLLFSGALLALVFWISRVYTQREKAVLRTRLEERFHERERIARELHDTLLQSVQGMMLSFQAVADSLPKESRARHAMERALDRADQVMAEGRDRIMGLRGEISPAEDLSVAFQLLQQEADASVSVAYRVSNVGQPLPLRNEVRDVFYQVGREAVFNALRHAEATQISVTFTYAKDRFEMLVADDGVGIDPLYQRMRGRPGHGGLRGIYELADRIEATLMIVSSDQSGTRIRLSLPGTIAYEKALDDKQNRSIRAG from the coding sequence ATGGATCACCGCCGCTGGACTGCCAGTGACCAGGGCCCGACTGCAGTGGGCGCGCTTGCGCAAACCGTTGATGGGTACCTTTGGCTGGGTACTCATGACTCCTTGTATCGCTTCGATGGTTTCGAGTTCGAGAAATTCGAGCCTGCTGACGGCGAGCCGCTGGGCGTGGTCTCAGCGCTTGCCAGTACGACGGAAGGGCTGTGGGTGGGTTTTCGTATCGGTGGAGCCCGTTTGATCAGTGAAAATGGCGTGATGCAACCGGTTGATCCAGGCCTGCCGGACGGGGTGGTATACACCTTTGCCGAGGATCATCAGGGGCGAGTCTGGGTCGCGGCGGATGAGGGGTTAGCGATCCATGATGGCACAGGTTGGCGCCCGATTGGCGAGGAGATGGGCTTTACTGGCCGCCATGCCCGAGCAGTGCACGTGGATGAAGATGGATATATCTGGGCCGCGAGCGAAGAGGAGCTTTTTATACTCCCCCCAGGCGCACCTTCGTTCATGGGAACGGGCATCAGGAGTCAATCCATCAGCGCAATAGCTTCATCCCCCTCAGGCGACGTGTGGGTAACCGATCGCTCCAGTGAGCGATTACTGCGTTTGATAAAAACAGGCTTTGCTAACGTCGAGTTTGAAGAGATACCGATATCAAATACGAGCAGTATCGTACTGGATGAGCAGGGAGGTGCCTGGCTGGGCACGCGTGGATCCGGTTTACACTACCTTGCTGACGGAAAGATACATGAGCCTATAGAGGGCCGAGATGCAATCAGCTCCTATACCGCGCGTGATGGTCTCAGCTCTGACTATGTATTGGCCCAGTTCATTGACCGTGATGGCACTCTGTGGGTAGGCACGGATGCAGGCCTGGATCGACTCAACCGTAAAGTCCTGGCTCCCCTCGCTTTATCTACCGGCGTGGGCAGTACTGCACTGGCAGTAGATGATGATGGTTTACTTTGGGTCGGCTCCGACAACGGCCAACTGAAGGGCATTCGGAATACGCGCCATTCCACCTTAGAAGTAGACATGCCGATCAACTCATTGGTGAACAGTGAGCAACACGGTTTGTTGATTGGCGGGCATCAGGGTGTTTTTTCACTTTCGGACGATGAGCTTGTGCGTATCGCCGCATTACCCGTCCAATCCACCCCGGAATCTGCCATTAGGACAATGGCGGTAGAAAAAAATGGCGATATATGGGTCTCCGTCAACAGAGAAGGACTATTCGTCTGGTCTAATGAGCAATGGCAATATATTGACCCATTTAGTGATTCGGAGCGTCAGGTGATGCCTGTGAGCGCCTCCCGAGATACATCAGGGAAGCTATGGTTCGGCTACCGAGATAACCTATTGGTGTCTTATGCCGAGCAGACGTTCGAGCGCTGGAGCTACCAGGAAGGGCTGGACATTGGTCATGTCACAGCCATGCTGCATCTCCCCGAACGCACCTGGGTAGGTGGTCAGCATGGTCTGGCCTACCTCAAGGATGGACGCTTTCATCGTCTAGATCTGCCGGCTGCCGAATCATTCCAGAATATCTACGCCTTAGTCGCCGCGCCGGCAGAGAAGAACGCTGGAGAATCCGGGATGGACATCTGGGTTCATAGTCGCGGTGGCATCTTTAAGCTGCCTGCAGCGGAGATCGAGCGGGTGATAGCTGGCGGTGACACACTCCTGTACAGCTCTCACGATCACATTGGCCGGCTACCCATGGATCCCCACAAAGTATTGCCACTGCCCACCGGAGTCTCTACGCCGGAAGGCTTACTATGGTTCGCCACCGGCCAAGGCGTCGTCCGTATTGATCCCCATAAACCAAGCGATATGTCACATCCACCCGACATCACGATTCAGGCGCTTACAGCCGATGGTGTCGATATTGACATCTCCGCCGCACCTGTTCGTTTACCGGTAGCACCGCAAAGGCTGGTTATTGACTATTCTGCGTTAAACCTCGCCACACCAGAGACCATGCGCTTTCAATACCTTCTCAGTGGTCATGATGCGCAATGGGTTGATGCCGGGCGTTCCAGGCAAGCTGTTTTCTCACGGCTACCCCCCGGTAATTACGAATTCCATGTTCGTGTGCTTGATGTGAGTGGGCAATTCCATCGGCCTAATGAAGCTTTGATTTTCAACATTCCACCGGTTTTCTATCTGCGGCCTTGGTTTTTACTGCTCTTCTCAGGGGCGCTGCTGGCGCTGGTGTTCTGGATATCCCGTGTTTATACACAACGAGAAAAAGCAGTCCTTCGAACACGCCTGGAAGAGCGCTTTCACGAGCGTGAGCGCATCGCACGCGAGCTGCATGACACCTTACTGCAAAGCGTGCAGGGCATGATGCTCAGCTTCCAGGCGGTCGCCGACAGTCTGCCTAAAGAGTCCCGTGCTCGTCATGCGATGGAGCGTGCGTTGGATCGCGCCGATCAAGTGATGGCCGAGGGCCGGGATCGAATTATGGGGCTGCGCGGCGAAATATCTCCGGCGGAAGATCTGTCTGTTGCATTCCAATTGTTACAGCAGGAGGCCGACGCTTCGGTTTCTGTAGCCTACCGCGTCAGCAACGTGGGGCAGCCATTGCCTCTGCGCAATGAGGTTCGCGACGTTTTCTATCAGGTGGGAAGAGAAGCGGTTTTCAATGCATTGCGTCATGCCGAGGCCACGCAGATTTCCGTTACCTTTACCTACGCTAAGGACAGATTCGAGATGCTCGTTGCTGATGACGGAGTGGGCATCGATCCACTCTACCAACGAATGCGCGGCAGACCTGGGCACGGCGGTTTGAGGGGTATATATGAGCTTGCCGACAGAATTGAGGCCACACTGATGATCGTGAGCAGCGACCAGAGCGGTACGCGTATCAGGTTATCACTGCCTGGCACCATTGCTTATGAAAAAGCACTCGATGACAAACAAAACCGTTCAATCAGGGCAGGGTAA
- a CDS encoding response regulator, translating into MVAHQEPISVLVVDDHSLIREGIAAVVGNYEDISVVGEASNGLEAIRLYRTTRPDVTLMDVQMPELNGIGASSAIMSEFPQACIAVLTTYRGDVRALQAIKAGARGYLLKSMLRRELIETIRALAAGKRRFPPEIAAELAAHIDQEGLTGRELEVLQCVARGLSNKEAAVALAIGEETVKGHLRNIMDKLGANNRTHAVTISIQRGIIDLA; encoded by the coding sequence ATGGTCGCACATCAGGAGCCCATCTCCGTATTGGTAGTCGATGATCACTCTCTGATACGCGAGGGGATTGCGGCAGTGGTGGGCAATTATGAAGACATAAGCGTGGTGGGTGAAGCCTCCAACGGGCTGGAGGCCATCCGGTTATACCGGACAACGCGACCAGACGTGACGCTTATGGATGTGCAGATGCCTGAGCTCAATGGCATTGGTGCCAGTAGCGCCATCATGTCGGAGTTTCCACAAGCATGCATTGCGGTACTCACCACCTACCGAGGCGATGTAAGAGCGTTGCAAGCGATCAAGGCGGGGGCACGCGGCTATCTTTTAAAAAGTATGCTGCGCCGTGAGCTGATTGAAACGATACGAGCTCTGGCAGCCGGTAAACGGCGTTTCCCACCGGAGATCGCGGCAGAGCTGGCGGCCCATATCGATCAGGAAGGTCTAACCGGCAGGGAGCTTGAGGTACTTCAATGTGTCGCACGTGGCTTGTCGAACAAGGAGGCTGCGGTCGCTTTAGCGATAGGTGAAGAGACAGTAAAAGGACATCTTCGGAATATCATGGACAAACTTGGAGCCAACAATCGAACACATGCGGTGACTATTAGCATTCAGCGCGGGATTATTGATCTTGCGTAA
- a CDS encoding helix-turn-helix domain-containing protein, whose protein sequence is MDNNAFSSAEHLKRGKQLLTLLKETERTLHGDPDIASTYLNKAIALLADGSQDSPSPHKHRGGLARWQISRIDEFISEHLDHCIRTTELASLLGLSVSHFSHAFKQTTEMTPLTYVTAKRLEATQQNMVCSTLSLSDIALSHGFCDQSHFCRVFRRETGLSPQTWRKLHTDVLAEQPAGHEANHSGHN, encoded by the coding sequence TTGGACAACAACGCCTTCAGTAGTGCTGAGCACTTAAAACGGGGTAAGCAACTGCTGACGTTGCTGAAGGAAACGGAGAGAACCCTTCACGGTGATCCCGACATCGCGTCGACTTATCTTAATAAGGCGATCGCTTTGCTGGCAGATGGCAGTCAGGATTCGCCTTCACCGCATAAACATAGGGGAGGGTTGGCACGCTGGCAGATATCGCGAATTGACGAATTCATCAGCGAACATCTCGACCACTGCATACGAACCACCGAGCTTGCTTCATTGTTGGGTTTGAGCGTTAGTCATTTTTCGCATGCGTTTAAGCAGACGACCGAAATGACTCCGCTAACGTATGTGACTGCTAAGCGTTTGGAGGCAACGCAGCAAAACATGGTCTGTTCAACACTCTCCTTGAGCGATATTGCGCTTAGCCACGGATTTTGTGATCAGTCTCACTTTTGCCGCGTGTTCAGACGCGAAACAGGGCTCTCGCCGCAAACCTGGCGAAAGCTGCATACTGATGTGCTAGCGGAACAACCAGCCGGCCACGAGGCGAACCACTCTGGGCATAATTAA
- a CDS encoding antibiotic biosynthesis monooxygenase codes for MNDKTAASAPTVHDNLEKLIIIRHTVRPEFRERYEAWLKQIIAAAAEFPGHEGVYILRPQQENNTFEIAVRFSSNAAAEAWLSSNIRKELLSSIVFALAADEQLEIKSGIDFWFTPPASKSKQPTRWKQWLITTAVIWPLTIIIPVLYQPLFNILPAISVWGVRHGIIAATIVALVVYLIMPRVVRLVAGWLFR; via the coding sequence ATGAATGATAAAACAGCAGCGTCTGCACCCACTGTGCATGACAACCTCGAAAAACTAATCATTATTAGGCATACCGTCCGCCCGGAATTCAGAGAACGATATGAAGCTTGGTTAAAACAAATAATTGCAGCAGCAGCAGAATTTCCAGGTCATGAAGGGGTTTATATACTTCGCCCCCAGCAAGAGAACAACACCTTTGAGATTGCTGTGCGATTTTCCAGCAACGCCGCCGCGGAAGCATGGCTGAGTTCAAACATCCGAAAGGAGTTGTTATCGTCCATCGTGTTCGCGCTCGCTGCTGATGAACAGCTGGAAATCAAAAGTGGAATTGATTTCTGGTTCACGCCCCCGGCCTCAAAATCCAAGCAGCCCACTAGATGGAAACAATGGCTTATAACTACCGCGGTAATATGGCCGCTAACGATAATAATTCCAGTACTGTATCAGCCGTTATTCAACATACTTCCTGCGATCTCCGTCTGGGGTGTTCGCCATGGAATTATCGCCGCGACTATAGTTGCTCTCGTCGTCTACTTAATTATGCCCAGAGTGGTTCGCCTCGTGGCCGGCTGGTTGTTCCGCTAG
- a CDS encoding low temperature requirement protein A, with protein MESKPILSWFGILPLAPRDPTEPHRRATPLELLFDLVSVIAVASAAASLHHAILAFHITEGVLKFSASFFAIWWAWMNFTWYASAYDNNDSLHRVLTIVAMSGSLIMAAGIDRFFQTNNIDMIVTGFVVMRLAMVCFWLRAARHDPERRLTACRYAVGIAIVQVYWVGLMLAQPITLNLLIGFYAVGAICELLVPAYAESNCITPWHRLHLIERYGLFNIIVLGETLLAGSLAIQRVASDNVGQELIGIVISSLVLMFALWWVYFSQEEHVAHPRLSLALLWGYGHLLIYMSGAVVGVGVAVLIDAVTGHSHLSNSVGLYTIAIAISGYLFGLWMIRERFELKGASRYILLLTAVILLFSPLILPIEGIAALLVIGVAVRNHYACKSVKQETPHAI; from the coding sequence ATGGAAAGTAAACCTATACTGAGTTGGTTTGGCATTTTACCTCTTGCTCCCAGAGATCCCACGGAACCTCACCGGAGAGCAACACCGCTTGAACTGCTATTTGATCTGGTGTCGGTCATTGCAGTCGCCTCTGCGGCGGCAAGTCTTCATCATGCCATTTTAGCTTTCCACATAACTGAGGGGGTGCTGAAGTTCTCAGCCTCTTTCTTTGCCATTTGGTGGGCGTGGATGAACTTCACCTGGTACGCCTCTGCCTACGACAACAATGACAGTCTGCATAGAGTCTTAACAATAGTGGCCATGTCAGGTTCGCTTATTATGGCCGCAGGTATCGATCGATTCTTTCAGACAAATAACATAGACATGATCGTTACAGGTTTTGTCGTGATGCGCCTTGCAATGGTTTGCTTTTGGCTAAGGGCGGCAAGGCACGATCCAGAGCGTCGACTGACGGCCTGCCGGTATGCAGTCGGCATCGCAATTGTTCAGGTTTATTGGGTGGGATTGATGCTCGCCCAACCGATAACATTAAATCTATTGATAGGTTTTTATGCTGTCGGTGCCATATGCGAGTTATTGGTTCCGGCATACGCGGAGAGTAACTGCATCACTCCTTGGCACCGGCTTCATCTAATTGAGCGGTATGGCTTGTTTAATATTATTGTATTGGGAGAAACACTACTGGCTGGCAGCCTGGCCATTCAACGAGTTGCAAGCGACAACGTGGGCCAGGAGTTAATTGGTATTGTCATCTCTTCTTTGGTGCTGATGTTCGCACTTTGGTGGGTTTATTTTTCACAAGAAGAGCACGTTGCCCACCCGCGTTTGTCGCTAGCACTGCTATGGGGGTACGGTCATCTATTGATCTACATGTCTGGGGCTGTCGTTGGTGTGGGTGTCGCAGTACTAATAGATGCGGTCACCGGCCATTCCCATTTATCCAATTCAGTGGGTTTATACACCATAGCTATTGCTATCAGTGGCTATTTGTTCGGGCTTTGGATGATCAGAGAACGATTCGAACTAAAAGGAGCCAGTCGCTACATACTGCTATTAACAGCGGTCATACTTCTTTTCTCTCCTCTAATACTACCCATTGAGGGAATTGCTGCGCTATTGGTCATTGGCGTTGCAGTTCGAAATCACTACGCATGTAAATCCGTCAAGCAGGAAACTCCTCATGCAATTTAA